In Lewinellaceae bacterium, a single window of DNA contains:
- a CDS encoding leucine-rich repeat domain-containing protein, whose translation MTRIREVAASKATNLDLSSMELADIPESLLELPGLEYLHLTGNRLASIPGWFGELKNLKELFLSDNQLTELPRVVGQLPNLEKLVVTHNQIRVLPEEIGNLTKLYWLSLRNNQLQSLPANLCKLANLQVLMVSFNYLTSLPACFGRLANLLELDLTGNRLPSLPESFWELEKLESLSLALMPSLNILPESLGRLANLRKLFLSGNGISSLPDSLSGLSHLEWLFMGNNHVSYLPDGFEKLKKLERMDISNNPVQNLEAMLKKMAAPPVIS comes from the coding sequence TTGACGAGAATCCGAGAGGTGGCTGCCAGCAAAGCAACAAACCTCGACCTTTCTTCTATGGAGCTTGCGGACATACCGGAGTCCCTTCTGGAATTGCCTGGACTGGAATACCTTCACCTGACGGGCAACCGCCTCGCTTCCATCCCCGGCTGGTTCGGAGAATTGAAGAACTTAAAAGAGCTATTTCTCAGCGACAATCAACTGACAGAACTGCCCCGCGTTGTCGGGCAACTGCCGAACCTTGAAAAACTGGTTGTCACCCATAACCAAATCCGGGTTTTGCCGGAGGAGATCGGCAACCTGACCAAGCTTTACTGGCTCAGCTTGCGCAACAACCAGCTCCAATCCCTGCCGGCCAACCTCTGTAAATTGGCCAACCTCCAAGTCCTGATGGTTTCATTCAATTACCTCACCAGCCTCCCGGCTTGTTTTGGCCGGCTCGCCAACCTCCTGGAGCTGGACCTTACCGGCAACCGCTTGCCCTCCCTCCCGGAAAGCTTCTGGGAGCTGGAAAAACTGGAGAGCTTGTCTCTGGCTTTGATGCCTTCCCTCAATATACTACCCGAATCATTGGGCCGCCTGGCCAACCTCAGGAAGCTGTTCCTGAGCGGCAACGGCATAAGCAGCCTGCCTGATTCCCTGTCCGGCCTGTCTCACCTGGAATGGTTGTTTATGGGAAACAACCATGTAAGCTACCTGCCCGACGGCTTTGAAAAGCTGAAAAAACTCGAAAGGATGGACATCAGCAACAACCCGGTGCAGAACCTGGAAGCCATGCTGAAAAAAATGGCGGCCCCTCCGGTGATTTCTTAG
- a CDS encoding heme-binding protein — MKTLFILLSLLLSIPLTAQVAATYELTLEGAHEIMAKAKAYAQERNAPGAAIAIVDAGGCLILLERLSGTFPVAAEVSYGKARTGAIFKMPSKNLEDAINGGRGSLVTVGENMLRGGFPILYDGKVIGGIGVSGAASADQDVEIAQAGLSAEFLNQ, encoded by the coding sequence ATGAAAACCTTATTCATTCTGTTGAGCCTGTTGCTCAGCATACCATTAACTGCTCAGGTAGCAGCAACTTACGAACTCACGCTGGAAGGCGCCCACGAAATAATGGCAAAAGCCAAAGCATACGCTCAAGAACGGAATGCTCCTGGTGCAGCCATCGCCATTGTAGATGCCGGAGGCTGCCTCATTTTACTGGAACGCCTCAGCGGGACATTCCCGGTGGCAGCGGAAGTCTCCTACGGAAAAGCCAGAACGGGCGCCATTTTCAAAATGCCGTCAAAAAACCTGGAAGACGCCATCAACGGCGGCCGGGGTTCTTTGGTAACGGTAGGCGAAAATATGCTGCGCGGCGGTTTTCCCATCCTATACGACGGTAAAGTGATCGGAGGGATCGGCGTCAGCGGCGCCGCCAGCGCCGACCAGGATGTGGAGATTGCCCAGGCAGGGCTATCCGCCGAATTTTTAAACCAGTAA
- a CDS encoding SMP-30/gluconolactonase/LRE family protein, whose product MLICLVLFTWAAQAQESRELAMGQAAAIVDLRTKEGVALVGAQWKYSPAKFVDTKFNTPGPDKNDPLALYPTGKPITTQDLSPKAGTPDYDDSRWEILDATALEERRGTGLGSFVWYRIKIAIPEKLGSLSTAGTTAVFEIVVDDYAEIWVNGQLNKCFGQSGGGAIRGFNARNRVVLTENAQPGQEFSIAILGINGPLADMPANYIWIRSCTLDFYKQYPSRDDWQGLGQIVMIDKALQEAIDPEVRIEKLADGFQFTEGPVWHPDGFLLFSDPNANVIYRYEPVSRNVSVYITKSGYSGIDIGEYHQPGSNGLAIDAEGRLLVCQHGNRRIIRHEKKGPITVLADQYEGKRLNSPNDLVLKSDGTLYFTDPPYGLPNAYNDQRKELPYQGIYRLKDGELTLLSTDLGGPNGIAFSPDEQYLYVGNWDIRDVYHTKTVWRYRVQPDGSLSGGEVFFNFNQTDEPEAIDGIKVDQEGYLFVSAPGGIWILSPTGQLLGKITGPERPANMAWGDDGKALYLTAHTGLYKIRTKNGGRFSWQKNGFVTSQ is encoded by the coding sequence ATCCTCATCTGCCTCGTGCTTTTTACCTGGGCTGCTCAGGCCCAGGAAAGCAGAGAACTCGCCATGGGCCAGGCAGCCGCTATAGTCGACCTCCGCACAAAGGAAGGAGTGGCGTTAGTCGGCGCGCAATGGAAATACAGCCCGGCTAAGTTCGTAGACACCAAATTCAACACTCCCGGCCCGGATAAAAACGACCCGCTCGCTTTGTATCCCACCGGCAAGCCCATCACTACTCAGGACCTCAGCCCTAAAGCCGGCACGCCCGATTACGACGATAGCCGTTGGGAAATCCTTGACGCTACAGCCCTTGAAGAACGCCGGGGAACCGGCCTTGGCTCTTTTGTCTGGTACCGCATCAAAATTGCCATTCCCGAAAAATTGGGAAGCTTATCCACCGCCGGCACAACCGCCGTATTCGAGATCGTAGTGGATGATTACGCGGAGATTTGGGTGAATGGCCAGTTGAACAAATGTTTCGGCCAGTCCGGCGGCGGCGCCATCCGAGGGTTCAATGCCCGCAACCGAGTGGTGCTGACGGAAAATGCCCAACCCGGGCAGGAATTCAGCATTGCCATCCTCGGCATCAACGGCCCGTTGGCCGACATGCCGGCCAACTACATTTGGATCCGGTCTTGTACATTGGATTTCTATAAGCAATATCCTTCCAGGGACGATTGGCAGGGGCTCGGCCAAATTGTGATGATCGATAAAGCGCTCCAGGAGGCCATCGATCCCGAGGTACGGATCGAAAAACTGGCGGACGGCTTTCAGTTTACCGAAGGCCCGGTTTGGCACCCCGACGGCTTCCTGCTGTTCAGCGACCCGAACGCCAATGTAATCTACCGCTACGAACCGGTTTCGAGGAATGTTTCGGTATACATCACCAAATCCGGTTATTCGGGGATCGACATCGGCGAATACCACCAGCCCGGCTCCAACGGCCTGGCCATTGACGCCGAGGGGCGCCTGCTGGTTTGCCAGCACGGCAACCGCCGCATCATCCGCCATGAGAAAAAAGGCCCCATTACGGTGCTGGCCGACCAATACGAGGGCAAGCGCCTCAACAGCCCCAATGACCTGGTTTTGAAATCCGACGGCACCCTGTACTTTACGGATCCTCCGTATGGATTGCCCAACGCCTACAACGATCAACGCAAGGAATTGCCCTACCAGGGAATCTACCGGCTTAAAGACGGCGAGCTGACCCTGCTCTCAACCGACTTGGGCGGCCCCAACGGCATTGCCTTCTCACCCGATGAGCAGTACCTCTACGTCGGCAACTGGGACATCCGCGACGTCTACCACACCAAGACCGTATGGCGGTACCGCGTTCAGCCGGATGGCTCCCTTTCCGGCGGCGAAGTATTCTTCAACTTCAACCAAACCGACGAGCCGGAGGCCATCGACGGGATCAAAGTAGACCAGGAAGGCTATCTGTTCGTCTCCGCTCCGGGCGGCATTTGGATATTGAGCCCCACAGGCCAGTTGCTTGGCAAGATCACCGGCCCGGAACGGCCCGCCAATATGGCCTGGGGCGACGATGGAAAGGCGCTTTACCTCACTGCTCATACCGGCCTGTACAAGATCAGGACAAAGAACGGGGGAAGGTTCTCCTGGCAAAAAAACGGATTTGTTACTTCTCAATAA
- a CDS encoding YHS domain-containing protein, translated as MKIQFLFYLICAAAFAGCQSPTQNPEPAADPDSFANVNSKGIIIDGYDAVAFFTDSKPVKGAPEFQSTYKGAIYQFASADHKKRFDENPEMYKVQYGGWCAYAISLGRTAPIDVNTWSLIDGRLVIQHNQRAVRGWEKDPQGNLKKADRYWPYVAGNKGKQILTDEEKGFLVNVDRKGVIIDGYDPVAYFKDNKAVKGSEQYSARHEGATYWFSSEANQNEFKDNPEKYKPQYGAFCAYAMSRDRLRPIDPKLFQIVDGRLMLQHSQKAYNLFNEDLPGNVKLADGFWPAQAAKKSGGKVAYDSAVK; from the coding sequence ATGAAAATCCAGTTTTTGTTCTATTTAATTTGCGCCGCCGCTTTTGCCGGCTGCCAATCTCCAACTCAGAACCCTGAACCTGCTGCTGACCCCGACTCCTTTGCCAATGTCAATTCCAAAGGAATCATCATCGATGGGTACGATGCGGTAGCTTTCTTTACGGACAGCAAGCCGGTAAAAGGGGCGCCTGAATTTCAATCCACCTACAAGGGCGCCATTTACCAGTTCGCTTCAGCCGACCACAAAAAGCGGTTCGATGAGAACCCCGAAATGTACAAAGTGCAGTACGGTGGCTGGTGCGCTTACGCCATTTCCCTGGGCAGGACTGCCCCCATCGATGTAAATACCTGGTCGTTGATCGATGGCCGGCTGGTGATTCAGCACAACCAAAGGGCAGTCAGGGGATGGGAGAAGGATCCGCAGGGAAACCTGAAAAAGGCGGATCGGTATTGGCCTTATGTGGCGGGCAATAAGGGAAAACAAATCCTCACCGACGAAGAGAAAGGATTTCTCGTCAACGTCGACCGGAAAGGAGTCATCATTGACGGGTATGACCCCGTGGCCTATTTCAAGGACAATAAGGCCGTGAAAGGCAGCGAGCAATATAGCGCCCGGCATGAAGGAGCCACCTACTGGTTTTCCAGCGAAGCCAATCAGAACGAGTTCAAAGACAACCCGGAAAAGTATAAGCCGCAATATGGCGCTTTCTGCGCCTATGCCATGAGCCGGGACCGCCTCCGCCCGATCGACCCGAAATTGTTCCAGATCGTCGATGGGCGGCTTATGCTGCAACATTCGCAAAAAGCCTACAACTTGTTTAATGAAGACCTTCCCGGAAACGTAAAACTGGCGGATGGCTTCTGGCCAGCACAGGCCGCAAAGAAATCCGGCGGAAAAGTGGCGTACGATTCTGCAGTCAAGTAA
- a CDS encoding S8 family serine peptidase, with protein sequence MICPVCHQENGPLIHHFHGVQDEPLTAALAEEVNGWEPAAGACTRCVDQAQLAQWENAGGMEKQVEGEKTGDYWILPLPKRLIAHPGYSGRGVAICFIDSGFFPHPDLCHPENRILKMLDIHRPHQEVIAEWGHPHPHSWHGTMTAVVGAGSGALSNGFYQSLAPDARLVLIKVMDERGIISGEAIAAALNWVAGHHEKYGIRIVNLSVSDDWAVSYRESEVDLAIEKLVALGVNVVAAAGNDTGSQVKAPANSPHAITVGGLDDANTLHPLTHSLYHSSFGLTADHTLKPELIAPAIWLPAPVLPDTAEQREASALFAIKHTPEKYRKAVAANLLYRTSLSRSLLSESLSRLDEAITERIETAKYITPHYQHSDGTSFAAPIVSSVIAQMLEANPDLNPAGIREILLRTARKLPGFPEQRQGYGVIHPLSAVHRAERDHHRFPPFFNPVIDYEKRTIRFYCHDEAARRVVVSGSFNGWREPALPLMKTEAHHWEGVAIAFPKGKYAYKYLIDGMEWRSDMRNLFREPDGLGGFNSLIFVEGD encoded by the coding sequence ATGATCTGTCCGGTATGCCATCAGGAGAACGGCCCGTTGATCCATCATTTCCACGGTGTCCAGGATGAGCCTTTAACAGCAGCGTTAGCCGAGGAAGTAAACGGATGGGAACCAGCTGCCGGCGCTTGCACCCGTTGTGTCGACCAGGCTCAACTTGCCCAATGGGAAAACGCTGGAGGCATGGAGAAGCAAGTCGAAGGAGAAAAAACAGGCGACTACTGGATTTTGCCTCTTCCCAAACGGCTTATTGCCCACCCTGGTTATAGTGGCCGGGGAGTCGCGATCTGTTTTATTGACAGTGGGTTTTTTCCCCATCCGGACCTGTGCCATCCCGAAAACCGCATCCTCAAGATGCTGGATATTCACCGGCCGCACCAAGAAGTAATTGCCGAATGGGGCCATCCACATCCACACAGTTGGCATGGGACAATGACCGCTGTGGTTGGGGCAGGCTCCGGCGCCTTGTCCAACGGCTTTTACCAAAGCCTGGCCCCCGATGCCCGCCTGGTGCTGATCAAGGTAATGGATGAGCGAGGCATAATCAGTGGCGAAGCCATTGCCGCTGCGCTGAATTGGGTAGCCGGGCATCATGAAAAATATGGAATCCGGATCGTCAACCTTTCTGTGAGCGATGATTGGGCAGTATCTTACCGGGAAAGCGAGGTGGATCTCGCTATTGAAAAGCTGGTGGCCCTGGGGGTCAATGTAGTGGCGGCAGCTGGCAATGATACGGGGTCGCAGGTCAAAGCGCCGGCCAACAGCCCGCACGCCATTACAGTAGGCGGCCTGGATGACGCCAACACCCTCCATCCCTTGACCCATTCCCTGTATCATTCCTCCTTTGGGCTTACAGCCGATCACACTTTAAAGCCCGAATTGATCGCTCCCGCTATATGGCTGCCGGCGCCCGTCCTGCCGGACACGGCGGAGCAACGCGAGGCGAGCGCTTTGTTCGCCATTAAGCATACGCCGGAAAAATACCGGAAAGCGGTTGCCGCCAATTTGCTTTACCGCACTTCCCTTTCGCGAAGCCTTCTGTCAGAGTCGCTGTCCCGATTGGACGAGGCTATAACCGAACGCATAGAAACGGCCAAATACATCACGCCTCATTACCAACATTCGGACGGGACATCCTTTGCCGCTCCCATTGTCAGCAGCGTCATTGCCCAGATGCTGGAAGCCAACCCGGATTTGAATCCGGCAGGCATACGAGAAATATTATTGCGAACGGCCCGCAAATTGCCCGGGTTTCCTGAGCAACGCCAGGGCTACGGAGTCATCCATCCGCTGAGCGCCGTTCATCGCGCCGAACGGGATCACCATCGTTTTCCACCCTTTTTCAACCCGGTCATCGATTATGAAAAGCGGACGATCCGGTTTTACTGCCATGACGAAGCAGCCCGCCGGGTGGTGGTTTCCGGTTCTTTCAACGGCTGGCGGGAACCAGCGCTTCCCCTGATGAAAACAGAAGCTCATCACTGGGAAGGGGTTGCCATTGCCTTTCCAAAGGGAAAATATGCCTACAAATATTTAATAGACGGCATGGAATGGCGCAGCGACATGCGCAACTTGTTCCGCGAACCCGACGGCCTGGGCGGCTTCAATAGCTTGATTTTCGTTGAGGGCGATTGA
- a CDS encoding amidophosphoribosyltransferase produces the protein MSEQIKHECGIALIRLLKPLDYYHKKYGTAFYGINQLQLLMQKQRNRGQDGAGMATIKLDVNPGKKYISRKRSIASNYLEDLFQQIHLHFDGLPPEKLNDPAWLKEHKPYMGELLLGHLRYGTHSDNSIETCHPFLRQNNWITRNLIVAGNFNLTNVDELFDELVELGQYPKEKSDTVTVLEKIGHFLDDEVQRLHTWYKPDGFSNMEINNLIYDSLDIQRLLRRASKKFDGGYVMAGLIGHGDAFVLRDPAGIRPAFYYHNDEVVVVASERPAIQTVFDVPYGEVKELTRGHALIIKKKGHISEKPFIDQLERKACSFERIYFSRGTDRDIYLERKKLGEQLADAVLEAVDYDFKHTVFSFVPNTAETAFYGLMEGLEKRLNAIKQDKILKMGKDIKPKKLEKILALKPRIEKIVVKDAKQRTFIADTTSRDAMVSHVYDVTYGIVENDRDTLVLLDDSIVRGTTLRDSIIQIVSRLKPKKIVIVSSAPQIRFPDCYGIDMSRMKEFVAFRALVALLKKDGKEHLLEEAYLRCKAQEHLPTEEITNEVAALYEEYPYEQVSKKIAEIVTPPKIKPRIEVIYQSVEGLRKACPNNNGDWYFSGEYPTPGGNRVVNRAFMNFMEGRDERAY, from the coding sequence ATGAGCGAACAAATAAAACACGAATGCGGCATAGCCCTCATCCGGTTGCTAAAACCGCTGGACTACTACCACAAAAAATACGGCACCGCCTTCTACGGCATCAACCAGTTGCAATTGCTCATGCAGAAGCAACGCAACCGCGGGCAGGACGGCGCCGGCATGGCCACCATCAAGCTGGATGTCAACCCCGGCAAAAAATACATCAGCCGCAAACGCAGCATTGCCAGCAATTACCTGGAAGACCTGTTCCAGCAAATCCACCTGCATTTTGACGGCCTGCCTCCGGAAAAACTCAACGACCCGGCCTGGCTGAAAGAACACAAACCCTATATGGGAGAATTGCTGCTGGGCCACCTCCGCTACGGCACCCACAGCGACAACTCCATCGAGACCTGCCACCCTTTTCTGCGGCAGAACAACTGGATCACGCGCAACCTCATCGTGGCGGGCAACTTCAACCTGACCAATGTCGATGAACTGTTCGACGAATTGGTGGAGCTGGGCCAGTACCCCAAAGAAAAATCAGACACGGTAACGGTCCTGGAAAAGATCGGCCACTTCCTCGACGACGAGGTGCAGCGCCTGCACACCTGGTACAAGCCGGATGGCTTTTCCAACATGGAGATCAACAACCTGATCTACGATAGCCTGGACATACAGCGCCTGCTGCGCCGGGCCAGCAAGAAGTTTGACGGCGGCTATGTAATGGCCGGCCTGATCGGCCACGGCGACGCTTTTGTCCTGCGCGACCCGGCCGGCATTCGCCCTGCCTTTTATTATCACAATGACGAGGTAGTGGTCGTCGCTTCCGAGCGGCCCGCCATTCAGACAGTCTTCGATGTTCCTTACGGGGAAGTTAAGGAGTTGACCCGGGGCCATGCCCTCATCATCAAGAAAAAGGGGCATATCTCCGAAAAGCCTTTCATCGACCAGTTGGAAAGAAAGGCCTGCTCCTTCGAGCGCATCTATTTCTCCCGCGGCACCGACCGCGATATCTACCTGGAAAGGAAAAAGCTGGGGGAGCAATTGGCCGACGCCGTGCTCGAAGCCGTGGATTACGACTTCAAGCACACCGTTTTTTCCTTTGTGCCCAACACCGCCGAGACGGCTTTCTACGGGCTGATGGAAGGCCTGGAAAAGCGGCTCAATGCGATCAAACAGGACAAAATCCTGAAAATGGGCAAGGACATCAAACCCAAAAAACTGGAAAAAATCCTCGCCTTAAAGCCGCGCATTGAAAAGATCGTCGTAAAGGACGCCAAACAGCGCACCTTCATCGCCGATACAACCTCCCGGGACGCCATGGTCTCTCACGTCTACGACGTCACCTACGGCATCGTCGAAAACGACCGGGATACCCTGGTGCTGCTCGATGACTCCATCGTGAGGGGCACTACCCTGCGCGACAGCATCATTCAGATCGTCTCCCGCCTCAAACCCAAAAAGATCGTCATCGTTTCTTCGGCCCCTCAAATCCGCTTCCCGGATTGCTATGGCATCGATATGTCCCGGATGAAGGAATTCGTCGCTTTCCGCGCCCTTGTGGCATTGCTCAAAAAAGACGGCAAAGAGCATCTGCTGGAGGAAGCCTACCTGCGCTGCAAGGCGCAGGAGCACCTGCCTACGGAAGAAATTACAAACGAGGTGGCCGCCCTGTACGAGGAGTACCCCTATGAGCAGGTCTCCAAAAAAATTGCTGAGATCGTCACCCCCCCCAAGATCAAGCCCAGGATCGAGGTGATCTATCAGTCCGTCGAGGGCTTGCGCAAGGCCTGCCCCAACAACAACGGCGACTGGTACTTCTCTGGCGAATACCCTACTCCCGGCGGCAACCGGGTGGTGAACCGGGCGTTTATGAACTTTATGGAAGGGAGGGATGAGCGGGCGTATTAA
- a CDS encoding GMC family oxidoreductase has protein sequence MSQFDIIIIGTGAGGGTLAYKLAPTGKKILLLERGDYIPRERDNWSTQAVFLDAKYKAKETWLDKNDKAFHPGIHYCVGGNTKVYGAALLRMRERDFQEVRHHGGTSPAWPISYQDLEPYYTEAEKLYHVHGERGIDPTEPPASEPYAYGPLPHEPRIQELYDDMRGMGLRPFPLPIGARISNGEPGAAPPVLDRFDGFPDPSETKADSHVIAIQPAVKHPNVTLLTGSYVERLNTNAAGDAVTEVIVTRDGETTTYRADIVVVACGAINSAALLLRSANGRHPNGLANGSDMVGRNYMAHNNSALLAISRKPNPTLFGKTIGLNDFYYGSEDFEFPLGHIQMLGKSDQLMYKEDAPGFAPGLALDYVAKHSLDFWLTSEDLPDPNNRVMPGNNGQLRLHYTENNLEGHHRLQKKLRWILERAGCETHLLPNNLYLGKKIPVAGTAHQCGTVRFGNDPKSSVLDTFCRAHEVQNLYVVDGSFFPSSSAVNPGLTIIAQALRVGEHLKTEIL, from the coding sequence ATGTCCCAATTCGATATCATCATCATCGGCACCGGCGCCGGAGGCGGCACGCTCGCCTACAAACTGGCCCCCACCGGCAAAAAGATCCTGCTGCTCGAACGCGGCGATTACATTCCCCGGGAACGCGACAACTGGAGTACTCAGGCTGTCTTCCTCGATGCCAAGTACAAGGCCAAAGAAACCTGGCTCGATAAAAACGACAAGGCCTTCCATCCGGGCATTCACTACTGCGTAGGCGGCAATACCAAGGTATACGGCGCCGCGCTGCTGCGGATGCGGGAGCGGGACTTTCAGGAGGTGCGGCACCACGGCGGCACCTCTCCGGCCTGGCCCATCAGCTACCAGGATTTGGAGCCTTATTATACTGAGGCGGAGAAGCTCTACCACGTCCACGGCGAACGCGGGATCGACCCTACCGAACCGCCCGCCAGCGAACCTTATGCCTACGGGCCGCTTCCGCACGAGCCGCGCATCCAGGAACTATACGACGATATGCGGGGAATGGGGCTTCGGCCGTTCCCGCTTCCCATCGGCGCGCGCATCAGCAACGGCGAGCCCGGGGCCGCGCCGCCCGTCCTCGACCGTTTCGACGGCTTCCCCGACCCTTCAGAGACGAAGGCCGATTCGCACGTCATCGCCATTCAACCGGCGGTGAAGCACCCTAATGTCACGCTCCTCACGGGCAGTTATGTAGAACGGCTGAACACCAATGCCGCCGGCGATGCCGTCACCGAAGTGATCGTCACCAGAGATGGCGAAACCACTACCTACCGGGCAGATATCGTCGTGGTGGCCTGCGGCGCCATCAACTCGGCAGCCCTGCTGCTGCGCTCTGCCAACGGCCGCCATCCCAACGGGCTGGCCAACGGTTCGGATATGGTGGGGCGCAACTATATGGCGCACAACAATTCGGCCCTGCTTGCCATTTCGCGCAAGCCCAACCCCACGCTATTTGGCAAAACGATCGGCCTGAACGATTTTTACTACGGCAGCGAAGATTTTGAATTCCCGCTCGGACACATCCAGATGCTGGGCAAATCTGACCAGCTGATGTACAAGGAGGATGCTCCAGGTTTTGCACCAGGGCTGGCCCTCGATTATGTCGCCAAGCATTCCCTCGATTTCTGGCTGACATCCGAAGACCTGCCCGACCCCAACAACCGGGTGATGCCGGGCAATAACGGACAACTGAGGCTGCATTATACCGAAAACAACCTGGAAGGGCACCACCGCCTGCAGAAAAAACTGCGCTGGATACTGGAACGTGCCGGTTGCGAAACCCACCTGCTGCCCAATAACCTCTACCTCGGCAAAAAAATACCGGTGGCGGGCACAGCACACCAGTGCGGCACTGTACGGTTTGGCAATGACCCGAAATCTTCAGTGCTGGATACTTTCTGCCGGGCGCATGAGGTGCAAAACCTTTATGTGGTCGACGGCAGTTTCTTCCCATCCAGCTCCGCAGTAAATCCCGGGCTGACCATCATCGCGCAGGCCCTGCGGGTTGGGGAGCATCTGAAAACAGAAATCTTATAA
- a CDS encoding Crp/Fnr family transcriptional regulator, with protein sequence MENEIWYLENFDFYKILCPFKLEDHVKKHPNKVFHKHEFLFMERDPCQDIILIDKGKVKIGHYDHQGNEHVITFLGKGEILGHMALLGESSHRAFAEVMEDGTQICKMSVEKARELTRDYVPFALEMNRRIGDHIRKLERRIELLLCKDTKTRLTEFLLDLGNDYGRPRDGGTWISHNLTQSDIADLLGTSRKSASLLLNELEDEGLIRFDRKYIFIAEPEKLAKMISGQKVLQT encoded by the coding sequence ATGGAAAACGAGATTTGGTATCTGGAAAACTTCGATTTTTACAAAATCCTTTGCCCTTTCAAATTGGAAGACCACGTCAAGAAGCACCCCAATAAAGTTTTTCACAAGCATGAATTCCTGTTTATGGAACGGGATCCGTGCCAGGATATCATCCTCATTGACAAAGGCAAGGTAAAGATTGGCCATTACGACCACCAGGGCAACGAGCATGTCATCACCTTTCTGGGCAAAGGAGAAATACTGGGCCACATGGCCTTGTTGGGGGAGTCCAGCCACCGCGCTTTCGCAGAAGTGATGGAAGACGGCACCCAGATTTGTAAAATGAGCGTGGAAAAAGCCCGGGAGCTCACCCGGGACTACGTTCCCTTTGCTCTGGAGATGAACCGCCGCATCGGCGACCACATCCGAAAGCTGGAACGCCGCATCGAATTGTTGCTCTGCAAGGACACCAAAACCCGTTTAACAGAATTCCTGCTCGACCTCGGCAACGATTACGGAAGGCCGCGGGACGGAGGAACCTGGATTTCCCACAACCTGACCCAAAGCGATATCGCCGACCTGTTGGGCACTTCCCGCAAATCGGCTTCTTTGCTCCTCAATGAACTGGAGGACGAAGGGCTCATCCGGTTTGACCGCAAGTATATCTTTATTGCCGAACCTGAAAAATTGGCCAAAATGATCTCCGGCCAGAAGGTGCTCCAAACCTGA
- a CDS encoding methionine aminotransferase, whose amino-acid sequence MQLKSKLPHVGTTIFTVMSALANEHGAINLSQGFPNFPSPERLSDLVCQYMKKGYNQYAPMAGVPLLRERLAEKAQQLYGTAISPDTEITITAGATQAIFTAIAAFVSPGDEVILIEPAYDSYQPSIEVNGGIPVAYKLSAPDYRVDWIALGRLVTAHTRMIIINTPHNPTGTVLKAEDLKALENLTAGTDILVLSDEVYEHLIYDGQQHQSVLRFPGLWERCLATYSFGKTFHNTGWKVGYCLAPAHLMAEFRKVHQFNVFCVNTPVQYALADYLADPQTYLALNDFYQQKRDFFLDTMQGSRLRPLRCEGTYFYLFDYSAISNEPDTEFAKRMTAEWGVAAIPVSVFYSNGSADKVIRLCFAKTEETLERAGELLRKM is encoded by the coding sequence ATGCAACTCAAATCCAAACTGCCCCACGTTGGCACCACCATCTTCACCGTTATGTCTGCCCTGGCCAACGAACACGGGGCGATCAACCTCTCCCAGGGTTTCCCCAACTTCCCCTCCCCGGAGCGCCTGTCCGATTTGGTTTGCCAGTACATGAAAAAGGGATATAACCAATACGCTCCTATGGCGGGCGTGCCCCTCCTGCGGGAACGGCTGGCGGAAAAGGCACAGCAGCTCTATGGCACTGCCATCAGCCCCGATACCGAGATCACCATTACGGCGGGCGCCACGCAGGCCATTTTCACCGCCATTGCCGCCTTCGTGAGCCCGGGCGACGAGGTGATCCTCATCGAACCCGCTTACGATTCCTACCAGCCTTCTATCGAGGTCAACGGCGGCATCCCGGTGGCCTACAAGTTGAGCGCGCCGGATTACCGCGTCGATTGGATAGCGCTGGGCCGGCTGGTGACCGCCCACACCCGCATGATCATCATCAATACGCCCCATAACCCCACCGGTACCGTTCTGAAAGCAGAAGACTTGAAGGCGCTGGAAAACCTCACCGCCGGCACGGATATCCTGGTGCTCAGCGACGAGGTGTACGAACACCTCATCTACGACGGGCAGCAACACCAAAGCGTACTCCGCTTCCCCGGCCTTTGGGAGCGTTGCCTGGCTACCTATTCCTTCGGCAAGACTTTCCACAATACCGGCTGGAAAGTGGGGTATTGCCTGGCGCCCGCCCACCTGATGGCGGAGTTTCGCAAAGTGCATCAGTTCAACGTGTTTTGCGTCAATACGCCCGTGCAATATGCTCTGGCCGACTATTTGGCCGATCCGCAAACCTACCTCGCACTGAATGATTTCTACCAGCAGAAAAGAGACTTTTTCCTCGACACTATGCAAGGCTCCCGCCTGCGCCCGCTGCGCTGCGAGGGCACCTATTTCTACCTCTTCGACTACAGCGCCATCAGCAATGAGCCGGACACGGAATTCGCCAAACGCATGACTGCCGAATGGGGCGTGGCAGCCATCCCGGTGTCGGTTTTCTACTCCAATGGCAGTGCGGACAAGGTGATCCGCCTGTGCTTCGCCAAAACGGAGGAGACATTGGAACGAGCAGGGGAATTGTTGCGGAAAATGTGA